The following are from one region of the Paenibacillus sabinae T27 genome:
- the atpG gene encoding ATP synthase F1 subunit gamma yields the protein MARSMRDIKRQIKSVQNTRQITKAMEMVAASKLRKAQEKAEAARPYSQKLKEVVSNIAAGTTGIQHPMLVSRPVKRTGYIIITSDRGLAGGYNANILRKVTTLIQERHKSQDEYGLFVIGRKGRDFLRRRNYPIVEEVTELSDTPSFSDIKSIAYAAVGQFEEGVFDEIYICYNVFVNPISQIPTVERLLPMDGVGKKEETQGHELKAGYEYEPSPEGVLEVLLPKYAETLIYSAILDGKASELGAKMTAMGSATKNASKMIGNLTLTYNRARQAAITQEITEIVAGANAQS from the coding sequence ATGGCAAGAAGCATGCGTGATATTAAACGTCAAATCAAAAGCGTTCAGAACACCAGACAAATCACCAAAGCGATGGAAATGGTCGCCGCCTCCAAGCTGAGAAAGGCGCAGGAGAAAGCGGAAGCGGCCCGTCCATACTCGCAGAAGCTGAAAGAAGTCGTGTCGAATATCGCTGCCGGTACCACAGGAATCCAGCACCCCATGCTGGTGAGCCGTCCCGTCAAGAGAACCGGATATATCATCATCACTTCGGACCGCGGCCTGGCCGGAGGGTACAATGCCAATATTTTGCGGAAAGTGACAACCCTTATCCAGGAGCGTCATAAGTCCCAGGATGAATACGGCTTGTTTGTCATCGGCCGCAAAGGCCGCGATTTCCTGCGCCGGCGCAATTATCCGATCGTCGAGGAAGTGACCGAGCTTTCCGACACCCCGTCTTTCTCCGACATTAAGTCGATCGCCTATGCCGCGGTAGGACAATTCGAAGAAGGCGTGTTCGATGAGATCTATATCTGCTATAACGTGTTCGTCAATCCGATCAGCCAAATTCCGACGGTGGAGCGTCTTCTTCCGATGGATGGAGTCGGCAAGAAGGAAGAAACTCAAGGTCATGAGCTTAAAGCGGGCTATGAATACGAACCGTCGCCGGAAGGCGTGCTTGAAGTTCTGCTGCCCAAGTATGCGGAGACCTTGATTTACAGCGCTATCCTCGACGGCAAAGCCAGCGAGCTCGGCGCCAAGATGACGGCAATGGGCAGTGCGACCAAGAATGCCTCGAAAATGATCGGTAACCTGACGCTTACGTACAACCGTGCCCGTCAGGCGGCTATTACTCAGGAAATTACCGAGATCGTAGCGGGTGCAAACGCCCAAAGCTAA